The Chryseobacterium geocarposphaerae genome window below encodes:
- a CDS encoding response regulator transcription factor translates to MNQKKILLIDDELDILEILSYNLEKEGYDIYTATNGNEGIDKAKEIIPDLILLDVMMPEKDGIETCQELRKIKELQKTLIVFLSARSEEFSQLAGFQAGANDYIVKLIKPKILTSKVNALLQLTSQVSDNTKLIEIGDLVIDKDNFRVSKAGQQFLLPKKEFDLLYLLASNTEKVFKREEILEKVWGNDVIVGERTIDVHIRRLREKLGINTIQTLKGIGYKLIV, encoded by the coding sequence ATGAACCAAAAGAAAATCCTCTTAATAGACGATGAACTGGATATTTTAGAGATTCTGTCTTACAATTTAGAAAAAGAAGGCTACGATATTTATACCGCTACCAATGGTAACGAAGGAATTGACAAAGCCAAGGAAATTATTCCAGATCTTATCTTATTAGATGTCATGATGCCGGAAAAAGACGGTATCGAAACCTGTCAGGAACTTCGTAAAATAAAAGAACTTCAAAAAACATTAATTGTTTTCCTTTCTGCAAGAAGCGAAGAATTCTCACAATTAGCAGGTTTTCAGGCAGGAGCCAATGATTATATTGTGAAATTAATCAAACCGAAAATCCTTACCTCTAAAGTAAATGCATTATTACAACTCACTTCTCAGGTTTCGGATAATACTAAATTAATTGAAATCGGAGATTTGGTAATTGACAAGGATAATTTCAGAGTTTCAAAAGCCGGGCAACAGTTTTTATTACCTAAAAAAGAATTCGATTTGTTGTATCTTTTAGCTTCCAATACAGAAAAAGTATTCAAAAGAGAAGAGATTCTTGAAAAAGTTTGGGGAAATGATGTAATTGTAGGGGAAAGAACGATCGATGTTCACATCCGTAGATTAAGAGAAAAATTAGGAATTAATACTATTCAGACCTTAAAAGGAATAGGATATAAGCTTATTGTTTAA
- a CDS encoding alpha-amylase family glycosyl hydrolase, with protein MKKWILSALTGIGMISCTTQNINKNTMDFPKEWKHTTNIYEVNVRQYTEEGTFRAFEKEMPRLKAMGVKTLWFMPITPIAQQNKKGSMGSPYAASDYVSINPELGTMADFKHMVNAAHRLGFKVIIDWVANHTGWDHIWTKTHPEFYLKDPDGKFHIASGMDDIIELDYKNQEMRKAMIDAMKFWVKETNIDGFRCDLASWVEVDFWEQARPEVETIKPLFWLGEFDELENPEYGKVFDASYSWKWMHASNDYYNQNQPLQNLKDLLAKYTAIGDGSMRAWFTSNHDENSWNGTEYEKYGVITKPMAVFSATWNGVPLLYSGQELPNNKRLEFFEKDPIKWTNNYQNADFYKTLLNLKSSNPALRGGDPAASTQLLNTTANDKILAYLRKNGENEVLVVLNMSKEAVDFTIEDDRLSGVFTNVFEGTKRDFNQGKNFLFQISDYAVFEK; from the coding sequence ATGAAAAAATGGATTTTATCGGCTTTAACCGGTATAGGAATGATTTCCTGTACTACTCAAAACATAAATAAGAACACTATGGATTTCCCGAAAGAATGGAAGCATACTACTAATATCTACGAAGTAAACGTAAGACAATATACAGAAGAAGGAACCTTCAGAGCATTTGAAAAAGAAATGCCCAGACTGAAAGCGATGGGTGTAAAAACACTTTGGTTCATGCCTATTACTCCTATTGCCCAACAAAATAAAAAAGGAAGCATGGGAAGTCCGTATGCGGCTTCGGATTATGTTTCTATCAATCCTGAACTTGGAACGATGGCAGATTTTAAACATATGGTAAACGCTGCCCATAGATTAGGCTTTAAAGTTATTATAGATTGGGTAGCCAATCATACGGGTTGGGATCATATTTGGACAAAGACACATCCTGAATTTTATCTAAAAGATCCGGATGGAAAATTTCATATTGCTTCAGGGATGGATGATATCATTGAGCTGGATTATAAAAATCAGGAGATGAGAAAGGCCATGATTGATGCCATGAAGTTTTGGGTAAAGGAAACCAATATAGACGGCTTCAGATGTGATTTGGCATCCTGGGTTGAAGTAGATTTCTGGGAACAGGCAAGACCGGAAGTAGAAACCATAAAGCCTCTTTTCTGGTTAGGGGAATTTGATGAACTCGAAAACCCTGAATACGGAAAAGTCTTTGATGCAAGCTATTCCTGGAAATGGATGCATGCTTCGAATGATTACTACAACCAAAACCAGCCTTTGCAGAATCTTAAAGATTTACTGGCAAAATATACAGCAATAGGAGACGGTTCGATGAGAGCTTGGTTTACCTCCAATCATGACGAAAACTCCTGGAATGGAACAGAATATGAAAAATATGGGGTTATTACCAAGCCAATGGCAGTTTTTTCAGCAACCTGGAATGGTGTTCCGTTGTTGTATTCAGGACAGGAGCTGCCTAATAACAAAAGGTTGGAGTTTTTTGAAAAAGACCCTATAAAATGGACTAATAATTATCAAAATGCAGATTTCTATAAAACCTTACTCAATTTAAAGTCTTCCAATCCTGCTTTAAGAGGTGGTGATCCTGCAGCTTCTACCCAGCTTCTGAATACGACAGCAAATGATAAAATTTTAGCTTATCTCAGAAAAAATGGGGAAAATGAAGTTTTAGTGGTATTAAATATGTCAAAGGAAGCCGTTGACTTTACTATTGAAGACGATCGTTTATCAGGTGTTTTTACCAATGTTTTTGAAGGGACAAAGCGTGATTTTAATCAAGGAAAGAATTTTCTTTTTCAGATATCAGACTATGCTGTCTTTGAGAAATAG
- a CDS encoding thymidylate synthase — protein sequence MQNYLDLLQHILDKGTDKTDRTGTGTRSVFGYQLRYDLSKGFPLVTTKKVHLKSIIYELLWFLKGDTNIKYLKDNGVSIWDEWADENGDLGPVYGAQWRSWHGADGKVVDQITEVIDQIKKNPDSRRLIISAWNVAEIPNMALAPCHALFQFYVADGKLSLQLYQRSADVFLGVPFNIASYALLLMMVAQVCDLEVGDYVHSFGDVHIYNNHFEQVQKQLSRDPRPLPTMKLNPEIKDIFGFDFEDFTLENYDPHPGIKAPVAI from the coding sequence ATGCAAAATTATTTAGACCTTTTACAGCATATTTTAGATAAAGGAACCGACAAAACAGATAGAACGGGAACCGGAACAAGAAGTGTTTTCGGATATCAGCTTAGATATGACCTGTCAAAAGGATTTCCTTTGGTAACCACCAAAAAAGTGCATTTGAAATCTATTATTTATGAATTGTTGTGGTTTTTGAAGGGTGATACCAATATCAAATACCTAAAAGATAATGGAGTTTCTATTTGGGATGAGTGGGCGGATGAAAATGGAGATTTGGGACCGGTTTATGGAGCTCAGTGGAGAAGTTGGCATGGAGCAGACGGAAAAGTGGTCGATCAGATTACTGAAGTGATCGATCAGATCAAAAAAAATCCGGATTCCAGAAGGTTGATTATTTCTGCATGGAATGTTGCTGAAATCCCTAATATGGCTTTGGCGCCTTGTCATGCTTTATTCCAGTTCTATGTGGCGGATGGAAAATTATCGCTTCAGCTGTACCAGAGAAGTGCGGATGTTTTTCTGGGTGTTCCGTTTAATATAGCAAGCTATGCATTATTATTGATGATGGTAGCGCAGGTTTGTGATCTTGAAGTTGGGGATTATGTTCACAGTTTTGGAGATGTCCACATCTATAACAATCATTTTGAGCAGGTTCAGAAGCAGCTTTCCAGAGATCCGAGACCTCTTCCTACCATGAAATTAAACCCTGAAATTAAAGATATTTTCGGGTTCGATTTTGAAGATTTTACTTTGGAAAATTACGATCCGCATCCGGGAATTAAAGCTCCTGTTGCGATTTAA
- a CDS encoding serine hydrolase domain-containing protein translates to MLKKLFFLSAISISGLAFSQNNVKEKLGNYFDSLFVHHKVMGSFAFAENDRPTFVKVIGFADVEKNQKANVNTQYRIGSISKTFTAVLIMKAVEEKKISLNQKLSEFYPEIPNADKITIENLLQHRTGIHNLTNEAEYWQYNTKPQTETSLVNIIKKYKSDFEPGAKHEYSNSNYILLGFILEKVYKKSYAELIKAKITKPLKLTLTEVGGKIDTSKDQAKSYQFTNGKYEVSNETDMSIPIGAGNIISTPRDLLSFILGLEHGKLIKKESLEKMKNFVDNYGYGLVKVPFGKYSGFGHTGGIDNFRSALFYFPDVKTAVSFTANQADMDTNEISIKMMETATGKDFEMPSFKTLEIPESELQKFVGNYSSPDVPLKINIFIKDKKLMAQATGQGAFPLEATSETSFKFDMAGIVIDFYPAKKQFVIIQRGTKNTFTKE, encoded by the coding sequence ATGTTAAAAAAGTTATTTTTTCTGTCGGCAATCAGTATTTCTGGTCTTGCATTTTCCCAAAACAATGTCAAAGAAAAGCTGGGGAATTATTTTGATTCTCTTTTTGTACATCATAAAGTAATGGGGAGTTTTGCATTTGCAGAAAATGACCGCCCGACTTTTGTGAAAGTAATCGGATTTGCCGATGTTGAAAAAAATCAAAAAGCGAATGTAAACACACAATATCGAATCGGATCAATCAGTAAGACTTTCACGGCCGTTTTAATTATGAAAGCAGTTGAGGAAAAAAAGATTTCTTTAAATCAAAAACTTTCTGAGTTTTATCCTGAAATTCCCAATGCGGATAAAATCACCATAGAGAATTTACTTCAGCACAGAACGGGAATCCACAACTTAACCAACGAGGCCGAATATTGGCAATACAATACAAAACCTCAGACAGAGACTAGCTTGGTTAATATCATTAAAAAATATAAAAGTGATTTTGAACCGGGTGCAAAACACGAATACAGCAATTCAAATTATATCCTGTTGGGTTTTATCCTTGAAAAAGTGTACAAAAAATCTTATGCGGAATTAATTAAAGCTAAAATTACCAAACCTTTAAAGCTGACCTTAACTGAAGTTGGAGGAAAAATTGATACTTCGAAAGATCAGGCAAAATCTTATCAGTTTACCAACGGAAAATATGAAGTTTCGAATGAAACCGACATGAGTATTCCGATCGGAGCCGGAAATATTATCTCGACACCAAGAGATCTTTTGAGTTTTATTCTTGGGCTGGAGCATGGGAAACTAATCAAAAAGGAAAGTCTGGAAAAAATGAAAAACTTTGTGGATAATTACGGATATGGATTGGTAAAAGTTCCGTTTGGCAAATATTCGGGATTTGGGCACACCGGCGGAATTGATAATTTCAGATCGGCATTGTTTTATTTTCCGGATGTAAAAACAGCGGTAAGCTTTACAGCGAACCAGGCGGATATGGACACTAACGAAATCTCCATCAAAATGATGGAAACTGCAACGGGAAAAGATTTTGAAATGCCCAGTTTTAAAACTCTGGAAATCCCGGAAAGCGAATTACAGAAATTTGTAGGAAATTATTCTAGTCCGGATGTCCCTTTAAAAATTAATATCTTTATCAAGGACAAAAAACTAATGGCACAGGCAACAGGACAAGGTGCATTTCCTTTGGAGGCAACTTCAGAGACGAGCTTTAAATTCGACATGGCAGGAATTGTCATCGATTTTTACCCTGCGAAAAAACAGTTTGTAATCATTCAGAGAGGAACAAAAAATACGTTTACGAAAGAATAA
- a CDS encoding amidohydrolase, translating into MQSSYQFIAKGNYSLKNIRLETGFEYDDEDVIRTKTDLFCIEIEDGKIKLVKSNNPDLEAIDAKGKLMLPAFKDMHIHLDKTLYGLPWQALSPKRRTVKDMIAYEQEIIPKLLKTSVERAEQLIDLLQSYGTNFARTHFNIDPTSGLKSLENLEKALENKKDSFKAELVAFPQHGVYYTKSAPLMEEAAKLKNVNFIGGLDPLSIDGSIEKVLDFTVQLALDNKKGIDIHLHESGESGMKTINYLIDKAIENPELQGKTFVSHAFALAYLNTKEAEEIAQKLSAAKVGIASSVPFRGKVMPIPTLKKYGVNVLIGNDNVQDYWSTFGSGNMLQKANLIAELYGYESEFELSRALEFATQNILPLNNKGEQQWPKTGDEANVVLVDASCSAEAVSRISHVEGLMNKGNLFWKK; encoded by the coding sequence ATGCAATCGTCTTATCAATTTATAGCAAAAGGAAATTATTCGCTGAAAAATATCCGTTTGGAAACAGGATTTGAATATGATGATGAAGATGTAATCCGGACGAAAACAGATCTGTTTTGTATCGAAATTGAAGATGGGAAAATAAAATTGGTAAAGTCAAACAATCCTGATTTAGAAGCAATTGATGCAAAGGGGAAACTGATGCTTCCTGCTTTTAAAGATATGCATATTCATCTGGATAAAACTTTGTACGGACTTCCGTGGCAGGCGCTTTCACCCAAAAGAAGAACGGTAAAAGATATGATTGCCTACGAACAGGAAATCATTCCGAAGCTTTTGAAAACTTCTGTAGAAAGAGCGGAACAGTTGATTGATCTGTTACAAAGCTACGGGACGAATTTTGCAAGAACGCATTTTAATATTGATCCTACTTCGGGGCTAAAATCATTAGAAAATTTAGAAAAAGCATTAGAAAATAAGAAAGATTCTTTTAAGGCAGAATTGGTTGCTTTTCCTCAGCACGGTGTTTACTATACAAAGTCTGCTCCTTTAATGGAGGAAGCAGCAAAGCTGAAAAATGTAAACTTTATCGGAGGCTTGGATCCTTTAAGTATTGACGGAAGTATTGAAAAAGTATTGGATTTTACGGTTCAGCTGGCTTTGGATAACAAAAAAGGGATTGACATTCATTTGCATGAAAGCGGAGAATCAGGGATGAAAACAATCAATTATTTAATAGATAAAGCCATTGAGAATCCTGAGCTTCAAGGGAAAACTTTTGTAAGCCACGCGTTTGCTTTAGCTTACTTAAATACAAAAGAAGCGGAAGAAATTGCTCAAAAATTATCCGCTGCAAAAGTGGGAATTGCTTCTTCTGTACCTTTTAGAGGGAAAGTGATGCCTATTCCGACTTTGAAAAAATATGGAGTGAACGTTTTGATCGGAAACGATAATGTCCAGGATTACTGGAGTACATTCGGATCAGGAAATATGCTGCAGAAAGCCAATTTAATTGCAGAGCTTTATGGCTACGAATCTGAATTTGAGCTTTCCAGAGCATTGGAATTTGCGACTCAAAACATTCTTCCATTAAATAATAAAGGAGAGCAGCAATGGCCGAAAACCGGTGATGAAGCCAATGTCGTTTTAGTGGATGCGAGCTGTTCCGCAGAAGCGGTCTCAAGGATTTCCCATGTGGAAGGTTTGATGAATAAAGGAAATCTATTTTGGAAAAAGTAA
- a CDS encoding SDR family NAD(P)-dependent oxidoreductase: MGILENKVAIVTGAGSGIGLAIAETYAKEGAKVIVSDINEEHGKQVVEKIKSSGGEASFVKADTSKPEEVEALVKSTVEIYGRLDIACNNAGIGGEQELTGDYSLDSWRKVLSVNLDGVFYGCKYELEQMDKNGGGVIVNIASIHGTVAAPLSSAYTSAKHAVVGLTKNIGAEYGQKNIRCNAVGPAYIETPLLESASGDMKEALIAKHPMGRLGTPQEVAELVLFLSSDKSSFMTGGYYLVDGGYTAV; the protein is encoded by the coding sequence ATGGGAATTTTAGAAAATAAAGTAGCTATTGTTACAGGTGCCGGTTCAGGAATCGGATTGGCTATTGCAGAAACGTATGCCAAAGAAGGGGCAAAAGTGATTGTTTCAGACATTAATGAAGAACACGGAAAACAGGTAGTGGAAAAAATAAAATCATCAGGAGGTGAGGCTTCATTTGTAAAAGCAGATACTTCGAAACCTGAAGAAGTGGAAGCTTTGGTAAAATCAACAGTTGAGATATACGGAAGATTGGATATTGCCTGTAACAATGCGGGAATTGGTGGAGAGCAGGAACTGACGGGAGATTATAGTCTGGATAGTTGGAGAAAAGTATTAAGTGTAAACTTAGATGGTGTTTTCTACGGCTGTAAATATGAACTGGAACAAATGGATAAAAACGGAGGCGGAGTGATTGTAAACATAGCATCTATTCACGGTACGGTTGCAGCACCGCTTTCGTCAGCTTATACCTCAGCAAAACATGCGGTTGTAGGACTTACAAAAAATATCGGCGCCGAATACGGGCAAAAAAATATCCGTTGTAATGCAGTCGGTCCTGCTTATATTGAAACACCGCTTCTGGAAAGTGCAAGCGGAGATATGAAAGAGGCACTGATTGCAAAACATCCGATGGGAAGGCTGGGAACACCTCAGGAAGTGGCAGAATTGGTTTTATTCTTAAGTTCTGACAAATCATCATTTATGACAGGAGGTTATTACCTTGTAGATGGTGGTTATACTGCAGTTTAA
- a CDS encoding sensor histidine kinase: protein MKFYRLTLATSCLLTVVMFLLVITFDWLKDLYDQTPFFRIGLLICLILIFIINYLVLELLFNYYGKKQVRGLSQLLPQEIVQDNDENITIKELGERFSDLNQQKVSEIDMMKEMESYRKEYIGNVSHELKTPLFSIQGYVETLRDGGVDNLAIRDKYLERIDKSVERLIAIVTDLDMINRLEAGEINLTVSRFDVNLLIKEIFDLLDLEAEKRNTTLQIQTLHPQIFVDADKQKISQVFINLISNAIHYANRQEAKVVVKTSILKNKVLIEVIDNGMGIKSEILPRIFERFYRVETSRSRREGGSGLGLAIVKHILEAHNENITVESVYLEGTKFSFMLEKSK from the coding sequence TTGAAATTTTACAGACTTACTCTCGCCACCTCTTGTTTACTTACAGTGGTGATGTTTCTTTTGGTCATCACTTTTGATTGGCTAAAGGATCTTTATGATCAGACTCCATTCTTCAGAATAGGACTTCTCATCTGTCTGATTCTTATTTTCATTATCAATTATCTGGTGTTGGAGCTGCTTTTCAATTATTATGGAAAAAAGCAGGTTCGTGGACTTTCTCAGCTCTTACCTCAGGAAATTGTACAGGATAACGATGAGAATATTACCATTAAAGAATTGGGGGAGAGATTTTCTGACCTCAATCAGCAGAAAGTTTCTGAAATTGACATGATGAAGGAAATGGAAAGCTACCGTAAAGAATATATCGGAAATGTTTCCCATGAGCTTAAAACTCCGTTGTTTTCTATCCAGGGATATGTGGAAACATTGAGAGATGGGGGAGTCGATAATCTTGCTATTCGTGATAAATATCTGGAAAGAATTGATAAGTCTGTTGAAAGGCTCATTGCCATTGTGACAGATTTGGATATGATCAACAGATTAGAGGCCGGAGAGATCAATCTTACGGTTTCCAGATTTGATGTGAATCTCCTGATTAAAGAGATCTTTGATTTACTCGATCTTGAAGCGGAAAAACGCAATACTACATTACAGATTCAGACTTTGCATCCTCAGATTTTTGTAGATGCCGACAAACAAAAAATATCACAGGTTTTTATTAATTTAATTTCCAATGCTATTCACTATGCCAATAGGCAGGAAGCTAAAGTGGTGGTGAAAACAAGTATTCTTAAAAATAAAGTTCTTATTGAAGTTATTGATAACGGAATGGGGATAAAATCTGAAATCCTACCCAGGATTTTTGAGAGATTTTATCGTGTCGAAACCAGCCGGAGCAGAAGGGAAGGAGGTTCTGGTCTGGGCTTGGCAATTGTGAAGCATATTCTGGAAGCTCATAACGAAAACATTACGGTGGAAAGCGTATATCTTGAAGGAACAAAGTTCAGTTTTATGCTTGAAAAAAGTAAATAA
- a CDS encoding TonB-dependent receptor domain-containing protein: MNFRKLSIAVLFLTTSGTVLYAQSSKNDTVKKEKKIEGVIIKGSTKKGTEANLINLQKKSVEVIERVGSVQLAKQGVGDAATAVTKATGTTKQEGSGQIFVRGLGDRYNSTTLNGLPIPSDDPEYKNINLEIFKTSMIEYISLDKVYNPKMLGDFGGANVNIVSKEHSGKPYFKVGLGSSINLQTFDKKDFKVQDGAPGFFGYKETTFTKGNPYQKYPFQTSWNFKNADNPFNTDMNIEGGATFGKLSLFAYAGFENSYEYSKGQEGYYFFDNTPSKNYTSVERFNYKTNTTALVNLGYRINANHRISFTSNYIHSSDQSSKIYQGYSYDVDRNVIINRGDNKITTTWVNQLLGTHKFGGTWSADWALGYNMLNSKRPDRMQNTIDATNLQLIAGSAINNHRYFDELKDNTVLGHAYLTKTFEKFKVTVGYDGQYKDRKFENTTIGMNFSNVVPVDPNNIDGYINAGNNSLFSYITFQPTDKLFKPFYYTAKQNIQSGLANVDITLSDKFIVQVGGRFDYIDMQMKWLDPIAAEGKKNKQYNKFLPALNAKYSLNDKQNLRLAFSKSYTLPQAKEIIPIAYYDVTTNTYGNQFLYPSDNYNADLKWELFPKSGEVISVTAFGKYIQNAIARTSYASSAPSDMTYFNISDWGYIFGAEAEFRKDIYSWNNSKIYTFLNATYMHSEQEFKSENEIAKENGGKTIVFNTPKDKMQGVADFIANVNLGYNYKWNNINSLDFVVSYSHIGKSLYSVGTGFIGNFYEVPREILDMNLSFTLNKIGIGISAKNLLNPHFKIEQENTTKTFIHKDYTKGRQVGLSLSYKF; encoded by the coding sequence ATGAATTTTAGAAAACTGAGTATTGCAGTTTTGTTTTTAACAACATCGGGAACTGTACTTTACGCTCAATCGAGCAAAAACGATACCGTAAAGAAAGAAAAAAAAATTGAGGGGGTAATCATTAAAGGATCTACTAAAAAAGGAACTGAAGCCAACCTTATCAATTTACAAAAAAAATCTGTAGAAGTAATCGAGCGTGTCGGTTCTGTGCAGCTTGCCAAACAAGGTGTAGGAGACGCTGCAACAGCTGTAACCAAAGCTACGGGAACTACTAAGCAGGAAGGAAGCGGACAGATATTCGTAAGAGGTCTAGGAGACAGGTACAACAGTACAACATTAAACGGATTACCAATTCCATCAGACGATCCTGAGTACAAAAACATCAATCTTGAGATCTTCAAAACCTCAATGATCGAATATATTTCACTAGATAAAGTATACAATCCTAAAATGCTTGGTGATTTTGGCGGTGCAAACGTGAATATCGTTTCTAAAGAACATTCAGGAAAACCTTATTTTAAGGTTGGTTTAGGAAGCAGCATCAATCTTCAGACATTTGACAAAAAAGATTTCAAAGTACAGGATGGTGCTCCTGGATTCTTCGGGTATAAAGAAACTACTTTTACTAAAGGGAATCCATATCAAAAATATCCTTTCCAGACAAGCTGGAATTTCAAAAACGCAGACAATCCTTTCAATACAGATATGAATATTGAAGGAGGTGCTACTTTCGGTAAGCTTTCATTATTTGCTTATGCAGGATTTGAAAACTCATATGAGTACAGTAAGGGACAAGAAGGCTATTATTTCTTCGATAATACACCAAGTAAAAACTATACAAGTGTAGAACGTTTTAATTATAAAACCAATACAACGGCTTTAGTTAATTTAGGGTATAGAATTAATGCCAATCATAGAATCAGTTTCACATCCAATTATATCCACTCTTCTGATCAGTCATCAAAAATTTATCAGGGATATTCTTATGATGTAGACAGAAATGTGATCATCAACAGAGGCGATAATAAAATTACTACTACTTGGGTCAATCAATTATTAGGAACGCATAAATTTGGTGGTACATGGTCTGCAGACTGGGCTTTAGGTTACAATATGCTGAACAGCAAAAGACCGGACCGTATGCAGAATACTATCGATGCCACAAACTTGCAGCTTATTGCGGGAAGTGCAATCAACAACCACAGATATTTTGATGAATTAAAAGATAACACGGTTTTAGGGCATGCTTATCTTACTAAAACTTTCGAAAAATTCAAAGTTACTGTAGGATATGATGGTCAGTATAAGGACAGAAAGTTTGAAAATACGACTATTGGTATGAACTTCAGTAATGTAGTACCTGTAGATCCTAATAATATTGACGGATATATCAATGCAGGGAACAACTCATTATTCAGTTATATTACGTTCCAGCCTACTGATAAATTGTTTAAGCCATTTTATTATACCGCAAAACAAAATATTCAGTCCGGTTTAGCCAATGTAGATATTACTCTTTCTGATAAATTCATCGTTCAGGTTGGTGGCCGTTTTGATTACATCGATATGCAGATGAAATGGCTAGATCCAATTGCAGCTGAAGGCAAAAAGAATAAGCAATACAACAAATTCTTACCTGCTTTAAATGCCAAGTACAGTCTAAATGACAAACAGAATTTAAGATTAGCTTTTTCAAAATCATATACATTACCACAGGCAAAAGAAATTATCCCGATTGCTTACTACGATGTAACAACCAATACTTATGGTAATCAATTCCTTTATCCTTCCGATAACTATAATGCAGATCTAAAGTGGGAATTATTTCCGAAATCAGGTGAAGTTATCTCTGTAACTGCCTTTGGAAAGTACATTCAGAATGCTATTGCAAGAACAAGTTACGCGAGTTCTGCACCAAGTGACATGACATATTTCAACATTTCAGACTGGGGATATATCTTCGGAGCTGAAGCGGAATTCAGAAAGGATATCTATTCTTGGAATAATTCTAAAATCTACACTTTCCTTAATGCAACCTATATGCATTCTGAGCAGGAATTTAAATCTGAAAACGAAATTGCAAAGGAAAACGGAGGTAAAACAATCGTATTCAACACGCCTAAAGATAAAATGCAGGGAGTTGCGGATTTCATTGCAAACGTAAACCTAGGATATAATTACAAATGGAATAATATCAACAGTTTAGATTTTGTAGTTTCCTATTCACATATTGGAAAAAGCCTTTATTCAGTAGGAACAGGATTCATTGGAAACTTCTACGAAGTTCCAAGAGAAATTCTTGATATGAACTTAAGCTTTACCTTGAATAAAATAGGAATCGGAATTTCTGCAAAGAACCTGCTAAATCCTCACTTCAAAATCGAACAGGAAAACACTACAAAAACATTCATTCACAAAGACTATACAAAAGGTCGTCAGGTTGGATTAAGTCTTTCATATAAATTCTAA
- a CDS encoding IS1096 element passenger TnpR family protein translates to MVYKIRVILDAKEDIFRDIEVKGKQTLWNLHLGIKSAFSLQGDELSTFNLLEEDGTIVKSVPLEDMSDDGDGEIMSDVYIDEAFENSGDKAQFQYGLLDLWEFFCELVEVIEETKGVNYPITVYRFGNVPLKAPSKNGASGGSKKKSAMPLMDDDFSFDDDFGGSSNFVDEDDDNFDDEEEDYNDDVFDDEDDNDDER, encoded by the coding sequence ATGGTTTACAAAATCCGCGTAATATTAGATGCGAAAGAAGATATTTTCCGTGATATCGAAGTTAAAGGGAAACAGACGCTATGGAACTTACATTTAGGTATTAAGAGTGCATTCAGCTTGCAGGGTGACGAGCTTTCTACTTTTAATTTACTTGAAGAAGATGGAACGATAGTGAAAAGTGTTCCGTTGGAAGATATGAGTGACGACGGTGATGGCGAAATTATGTCTGATGTATACATTGATGAAGCCTTCGAAAACTCAGGAGATAAAGCACAGTTCCAATACGGGCTTCTTGATCTTTGGGAATTCTTCTGTGAATTGGTAGAAGTAATCGAAGAGACAAAAGGAGTAAATTACCCTATCACTGTATACAGATTTGGTAATGTACCTTTAAAAGCTCCTAGCAAAAACGGTGCTTCAGGAGGATCAAAGAAAAAATCTGCAATGCCTTTGATGGATGATGATTTCAGCTTTGATGATGATTTTGGAGGAAGCAGCAACTTTGTGGATGAAGATGATGATAACTTTGACGATGAGGAAGAAGACTACAATGATGATGTTTTTGATGATGAAGATGATAACGATGATGAAAGATAA